One Bosea sp. 685 DNA segment encodes these proteins:
- a CDS encoding four-carbon acid sugar kinase family protein — translation MANPSPLYGWYGDDFTGATDTLSALAEQGRRALLFLRIPTPEQLSAAGPLDAIGIAGATRSMEPVAMAAELDEAGRFFAGQGVALLHYKCCSTFDSAPLIGSIGAAVKALRPYFQSPFLPILGGQPNLGRYCLFGNLFAAAGIGGVVHRIDRHPTMSVHPVTPMAEADLRRHLTAQGLERVALLDYRNWEDGAEAALAACLATEPGAVLLDVARASDLPVIGKLIAQRAQAQPMLAVGPSSVAQALAGLWGVQEEAVARTVPLRRDGPVLALVGSLSPVTRGQVEVATGFAKLAIEPRRLLDDAAYAEALRQEALRRLAEGHVMLITERPSQAPENAGGVAAATGLLLRDIIAQARLSRLVVAGGDTSSLAVKSLDIWGLSYRGPLASGAPLCRTHSDDPRLDDLDIVLKGGQMGPVDFFARATAG, via the coding sequence ATGGCAAACCCATCGCCGCTCTATGGCTGGTATGGCGACGATTTCACCGGCGCGACCGACACCTTGTCGGCGCTGGCGGAGCAGGGGCGGCGTGCGCTGCTGTTCCTGCGGATTCCGACGCCGGAGCAACTGAGCGCTGCAGGTCCGCTCGACGCCATCGGCATAGCCGGGGCGACCCGCTCGATGGAACCGGTCGCGATGGCAGCCGAGCTCGACGAGGCCGGCCGCTTCTTCGCCGGGCAGGGCGTCGCGTTGCTGCACTATAAATGCTGCTCGACCTTCGACAGCGCGCCACTTATCGGCAGCATCGGCGCCGCGGTGAAGGCGCTGCGCCCCTATTTTCAGAGTCCGTTCCTGCCGATCCTCGGCGGCCAGCCCAATCTCGGCCGCTACTGCCTGTTCGGAAACCTCTTCGCCGCGGCCGGCATCGGTGGCGTGGTCCACAGGATCGACCGCCATCCGACGATGAGCGTCCACCCGGTCACGCCGATGGCGGAGGCGGATCTGCGCCGGCATCTCACGGCGCAGGGGTTGGAGCGGGTCGCCCTGCTCGACTATCGCAATTGGGAGGACGGGGCGGAGGCTGCACTCGCCGCCTGTCTCGCAACCGAGCCTGGCGCAGTCCTGCTCGATGTCGCCCGCGCTTCCGATCTCCCGGTCATCGGCAAGCTGATCGCGCAGCGGGCGCAGGCGCAGCCGATGCTTGCCGTCGGCCCGAGCTCTGTCGCCCAGGCGCTGGCGGGCCTGTGGGGTGTCCAGGAGGAAGCCGTAGCGAGGACTGTTCCGCTGCGGCGCGATGGTCCCGTGCTGGCGCTGGTTGGCAGCCTTTCGCCCGTGACCCGGGGGCAGGTCGAGGTGGCGACGGGCTTTGCCAAGCTGGCGATCGAGCCGCGCAGGCTTCTCGATGATGCAGCCTATGCCGAGGCGCTGCGGCAGGAGGCGCTCCGGCGATTGGCGGAGGGCCATGTCATGTTGATCACCGAGCGTCCGTCGCAGGCTCCGGAGAATGCCGGCGGCGTCGCGGCGGCAACCGGCCTGCTGTTGCGCGACATCATTGCGCAAGCGCGCCTGTCCCGGCTCGTCGTGGCCGGTGGCGACACATCGAGCCTTGCCGTCAAATCGCTCGACATCTGGGGGTTGTCCTATCGCGGTCCGCTGGCTTCGGGCGCGCCGCTCTGCCGGACACATAGCGATGACCCTCGTCTGGACGATCTCGATATCGTCCTGAAGGGCGGCCAGATGGGGCCGGTCGATTTCTTCGCGAGAGCGACCGCCGGCTGA
- a CDS encoding extracellular solute-binding protein: MRGFRGMLLGLLVSFGAVTGAAAQTVEIEYWQYVFDARIKAMNELIKRFEAANPNIKVKHTTFPYADYQTKIAAAVPAGQGPDVVQLFYGWLDNFVAAKFIQPLPRDAFPPAMIEKEFYPIVSAMKRDGEYYGLPTAVRSLALFYNKKLFQEAGLDPTKPPATIDELLDMAKKTTKRDAAGNMLSAGITLDFPGQDYHWWRETLLRQNGGAPYSDDNRKVTYDSEAGAKSLNWYADLQRVHKVGQVGFMDEGQAAFRAGRAAMTIDGSFRLGGFGAIKAFEWGVAELPAGADGKKANFASYWVNAITAKPTGEKLEAAKKFMAFVTSPEAMQLWLETVGELPARKAAAETEKNLNHPIYGPFLKALNYSYATVFVDEMGQRQVSLDMINRVLIQNQDAKASLTDAAKAEQAILDKFYKK, translated from the coding sequence ATGCGCGGCTTTCGAGGAATGCTGTTGGGTCTGCTGGTTTCGTTCGGTGCCGTCACCGGCGCGGCGGCTCAGACCGTCGAGATCGAATACTGGCAATATGTCTTCGACGCTCGCATCAAGGCGATGAACGAGCTGATCAAGCGGTTCGAGGCTGCCAATCCCAATATCAAGGTCAAGCACACGACCTTCCCCTATGCCGACTACCAGACCAAGATCGCGGCTGCCGTCCCTGCTGGTCAGGGGCCGGATGTGGTGCAGCTGTTCTATGGCTGGCTCGACAATTTCGTCGCCGCCAAATTCATCCAGCCGCTGCCGCGCGACGCCTTTCCGCCGGCGATGATCGAGAAGGAATTCTATCCGATCGTCTCCGCGATGAAGCGCGATGGCGAGTATTACGGCCTGCCGACCGCGGTGCGCTCGCTGGCGTTATTCTACAACAAGAAGCTGTTCCAGGAGGCTGGTCTCGATCCGACCAAGCCGCCGGCGACGATCGACGAACTCCTCGACATGGCCAAGAAGACGACCAAGCGCGACGCCGCCGGCAACATGCTCTCGGCTGGCATCACGCTCGATTTCCCCGGGCAGGACTATCATTGGTGGCGCGAGACGCTGCTGCGCCAGAATGGCGGCGCGCCCTATAGCGATGACAATAGGAAGGTCACCTATGACAGCGAGGCCGGCGCCAAGTCCCTGAACTGGTATGCCGATCTCCAGCGCGTCCACAAGGTCGGCCAGGTCGGCTTCATGGATGAAGGACAGGCCGCCTTCCGCGCCGGCCGCGCCGCAATGACCATCGACGGCTCGTTCCGGCTCGGCGGGTTCGGGGCGATCAAGGCCTTCGAGTGGGGCGTCGCCGAACTGCCGGCGGGCGCCGACGGCAAGAAGGCGAACTTCGCCAGCTACTGGGTCAACGCCATCACCGCCAAGCCCACCGGCGAGAAGCTTGAAGCCGCCAAGAAGTTCATGGCCTTCGTCACCTCGCCCGAGGCGATGCAGCTCTGGCTCGAGACTGTCGGCGAACTGCCGGCCCGCAAGGCCGCGGCCGAGACCGAGAAGAACCTGAACCACCCGATCTACGGGCCCTTCCTCAAGGCGCTGAATTATTCCTACGCCACGGTCTTCGTCGACGAGATGGGCCAGCGCCAGGTCTCGCTCGACATGATCAACCGCGTGCTGATCCAGAACCAGGACGCCAAGGCCTCGCTCACTGATGCGGCCAAGGCCGAGCAGGCGATCCTCGACAAGTTCTACAAGAAGTAG
- a CDS encoding argininosuccinate lyase — protein MSRHADPRLSDTSVFPDPVYKETVLRPLFDGAKTHHVEAFRAIDRAHLVMLAETGILPRATAGRIARALGEIDAEIDPAALSYTGEVEDFFFLIEAELRKRLSPDDTGRLHTGRSRNDIDHTLFKLALKPRLDRLAARLRALITATLALAEREKATLIVAYTHGQPAQPTTFGHYLAAAIEVMLRDHERLMQARALLDLSPMGAAAITTSGFPLDRAHIAHLLGFAAPLENSYGCIAAIDYVTATYSAVELTFLHLGRLIQDLQVWTAFEVGQLYVPNAFVQISSIMPQKRNPVPIEHLRHLSSQAMARARLVRDVVHNTPFTDMNDAEAETNEAGYQAFATGERVLDLLAALLPSMSVDGRRVAENIRRSCITITELADTLVRREGLSFRAAHEIAASVARAVVALDGDLPRDGYAPFLEAFRHHTGREPALTAGDFAGVVSPENFVAVRERFGGPGPQALGQALAGYRAKLDAADGAAADIAAREQAARQELDAAFAALMETT, from the coding sequence ATGAGCAGACATGCAGATCCGCGCCTGAGCGACACCTCCGTCTTCCCCGATCCCGTCTACAAGGAAACGGTGCTGCGCCCGCTCTTCGACGGTGCCAAGACGCATCATGTCGAGGCTTTCCGCGCCATCGACCGCGCTCATCTCGTCATGCTCGCCGAGACCGGCATCTTGCCGCGCGCGACCGCCGGCCGGATCGCTAGGGCGCTGGGTGAGATCGATGCGGAGATCGATCCGGCCGCGTTGAGCTATACCGGCGAGGTCGAGGATTTCTTCTTCCTGATCGAAGCGGAGTTGCGCAAGCGGCTCAGCCCCGACGACACCGGCCGCCTGCACACCGGCCGCTCGCGCAACGACATCGACCATACCTTGTTCAAGCTGGCGCTGAAGCCGCGCCTCGACCGGCTTGCGGCCAGGCTGCGCGCGCTGATCACCGCGACGCTGGCCCTGGCCGAGCGCGAGAAGGCGACGCTGATCGTCGCCTACACCCATGGCCAGCCGGCCCAGCCGACGACCTTCGGGCATTATCTGGCGGCGGCCATCGAGGTGATGCTGCGCGACCATGAGCGATTGATGCAGGCGCGCGCATTGCTCGACCTTTCGCCGATGGGTGCGGCCGCGATCACCACCTCCGGATTCCCGCTCGACCGGGCCCACATTGCTCATCTCCTGGGTTTCGCCGCGCCGCTGGAAAACTCCTATGGCTGCATCGCCGCGATCGACTACGTCACCGCGACCTATAGCGCGGTCGAACTCACCTTCCTGCATCTCGGCCGGTTGATCCAGGATCTCCAGGTCTGGACCGCCTTCGAGGTCGGCCAGCTCTACGTGCCCAATGCCTTCGTGCAGATTTCCTCGATCATGCCGCAGAAGCGCAATCCGGTGCCGATCGAACATCTGCGCCATCTCTCTTCGCAGGCGATGGCGCGCGCCCGGCTGGTCAGGGACGTCGTCCACAACACCCCCTTCACCGACATGAACGACGCGGAGGCTGAGACCAACGAGGCCGGCTACCAGGCCTTCGCGACCGGCGAGCGCGTGCTCGATCTGCTCGCCGCGCTGCTGCCATCGATGAGCGTCGACGGCCGCCGTGTCGCCGAGAACATCCGCCGCTCCTGCATCACCATCACCGAACTCGCCGATACGCTGGTGCGCCGCGAGGGGCTCTCCTTCCGCGCCGCGCATGAGATTGCAGCCAGCGTCGCGCGCGCCGTCGTCGCGCTCGACGGCGATCTGCCGCGCGATGGCTATGCCCCCTTCCTCGAGGCCTTCCGCCATCACACCGGCCGTGAGCCGGCGCTGACGGCAGGCGATTTCGCGGGCGTGGTCTCACCGGAAAACTTCGTCGCGGTGCGCGAGCGCTTCGGCGGGCCGGGACCGCAGGCGCTGGGCCAGGCGCTGGCGGGCTATCGCGCCAAACTCGATGCGGCTGATGGCGCTGCGGCCGATATCGCCGCGCGCGAACAAGCCGCGCGGCAGGAACTCGACGCGGCCTTCGCCGCCCTGATGGAAACGACGTAA
- a CDS encoding carbohydrate ABC transporter permease: MPIQQETSGGRFWGGLSLRRKQVVWAWAFLAVPILFYALIRFYPTIEAFYLSTTNWNLFSKPGFVGLANFQRLWADVVFWQVFRNTVLYLAIGTPVSLILAFTIAYHLDRVRFLHGFIRALYFLPFLTTAAAMAWVWRWFYQPVPIGMINDLLSSFGLPQQPFLRSTSQALPSVLAPAIWAGLGFQVVIFLAGLRAIPNTYYEAARIDGVSNLTILRRITIPLLKPTIIFLVVFSSIGFLRIFDQVYNMTSGDPGGPLNATKPLVLMIYQTAFSSFEMGYAAAQTVVLFLVLLAVSFLQLRLLRDR, encoded by the coding sequence ATGCCAATCCAACAGGAAACCTCCGGCGGCCGCTTTTGGGGCGGGCTCTCCCTGCGCCGGAAGCAGGTCGTCTGGGCCTGGGCCTTCCTGGCCGTCCCGATCCTGTTCTACGCGCTGATCCGCTTCTACCCGACGATCGAGGCGTTCTATCTGTCGACGACCAATTGGAACCTGTTCTCCAAGCCCGGCTTCGTCGGATTGGCGAACTTCCAGCGGCTCTGGGCCGATGTCGTGTTCTGGCAGGTGTTCCGCAATACCGTGCTCTATCTCGCCATCGGCACGCCGGTGAGCCTGATCCTGGCCTTCACCATCGCCTATCACCTCGACCGCGTCCGCTTTCTGCATGGCTTCATCCGGGCGCTCTATTTCCTGCCCTTCCTGACGACGGCGGCGGCCATGGCCTGGGTCTGGCGCTGGTTCTACCAGCCGGTGCCGATCGGCATGATCAACGATCTGCTCTCAAGCTTCGGCCTGCCGCAGCAGCCCTTCCTGCGTTCGACCAGCCAGGCTCTGCCCTCGGTGCTGGCGCCGGCGATCTGGGCGGGCTTAGGCTTCCAGGTGGTGATCTTCCTCGCCGGCCTGCGCGCCATCCCCAACACCTATTACGAGGCGGCCCGCATCGACGGCGTCTCCAATCTGACGATCCTGCGCCGGATCACGATTCCCCTGTTGAAGCCGACGATCATCTTCCTCGTCGTGTTCTCCTCGATCGGCTTCCTGCGCATCTTCGACCAGGTCTACAACATGACGAGCGGCGATCCCGGCGGGCCTTTGAACGCCACCAAGCCGCTGGTGCTGATGATCTACCAGACCGCCTTCTCGTCCTTCGAGATGGGCTATGCGGCGGCGCAGACGGTGGTGCTCTTCCTCGTCCTGCTCGCCGTCTCCTTCCTGCAATTGCGCCTGCTGAGGGACCGCTAA
- a CDS encoding ROK family transcriptional regulator — protein sequence MPHRRSPPSRSVAVGTNPERTRSHNRRVVLETVRQHGRLGRSDIAALTRLTAQAVSNIVAELVGEGFLIEQGRRRTARGQPPMELAVNADGGMTAGMEIAADHITTVLVDLAGAVRAQRIVPLGDSALEAVQALAAAELALARTGAGLPRRLLGCGVVMPGPFEIEGMNSVGSSPLPGWAGHDAGRLLSLALQTPVTIENDATAAAVGEHLHGLGRNLRHFCLVYFGAGLGLGTIIGGQPYRGAFGNAGEIGHIPVVQNGLACACGGQGCLERYASTHALSEALRAAGIAHAGPDEVAQLHLAGHPAVLGWITEAARLLAPMLVMLENLFDPETIILGGGLPDGVIDALIEAMSPLAVSVSNRSGRSVPRVQRGATGRLTAALGAAALPLLDTMTPKLDRTVLHEQDETITAEAE from the coding sequence ATGCCTCACCGCCGCTCTCCCCCGTCCCGCAGCGTCGCCGTCGGCACCAATCCCGAGCGAACGCGCAGCCATAACCGCCGCGTGGTGCTGGAAACGGTGCGCCAGCACGGCCGGCTCGGCCGCTCCGACATCGCCGCCCTGACGCGGCTGACGGCGCAGGCCGTCTCGAACATCGTCGCGGAACTGGTCGGCGAAGGGTTCCTGATCGAGCAGGGGCGCCGGCGCACGGCGCGCGGCCAGCCGCCGATGGAGCTCGCGGTCAATGCCGATGGCGGCATGACCGCCGGCATGGAGATCGCAGCCGACCATATCACCACCGTCCTGGTCGATCTCGCCGGTGCAGTCCGGGCGCAGCGCATCGTGCCATTAGGCGATTCCGCGCTCGAGGCCGTGCAGGCGCTCGCCGCTGCCGAACTCGCCCTTGCCCGCACCGGGGCGGGATTGCCGCGCCGCCTGCTCGGCTGCGGGGTGGTGATGCCGGGCCCCTTCGAGATCGAGGGGATGAACTCTGTCGGCTCATCGCCGCTGCCGGGCTGGGCCGGGCACGATGCCGGCCGGCTCCTGTCATTGGCACTGCAGACACCCGTCACGATCGAGAACGACGCGACGGCAGCTGCCGTCGGCGAGCATCTGCACGGGCTGGGGCGGAATCTGCGGCATTTCTGCCTGGTCTATTTCGGCGCGGGCCTGGGGCTCGGCACCATCATCGGCGGGCAGCCCTATCGCGGCGCCTTCGGCAATGCCGGCGAGATCGGCCATATCCCGGTCGTCCAGAACGGGCTCGCCTGCGCCTGCGGCGGCCAGGGCTGCCTCGAACGCTATGCCTCGACGCATGCGTTGAGCGAGGCCCTGCGCGCCGCCGGGATTGCGCATGCCGGCCCCGACGAGGTCGCGCAGCTGCATCTGGCCGGGCACCCCGCCGTGCTGGGCTGGATCACCGAAGCGGCCCGGCTGCTCGCGCCGATGCTGGTGATGCTGGAAAACCTGTTCGACCCGGAGACCATCATCCTGGGTGGCGGCTTGCCCGATGGCGTCATCGACGCCTTGATCGAGGCGATGTCGCCTTTGGCCGTCTCGGTCTCGAACCGGTCGGGCCGCAGCGTGCCGCGCGTGCAGCGCGGCGCGACCGGCAGGCTCACCGCGGCGCTCGGCGCAGCCGCCTTGCCGCTGCTCGACACGATGACGCCGAAACTCGACCGCACCGTTCTGCATGAGCAGGACGAGACCATCACGGCCGAAGCCGAATAA
- a CDS encoding carbohydrate ABC transporter permease → MPALSLTMPNRFQPGRVAIWLLLLAGGLVMITPLLFMFSTSLKDASEVYDLRLVPAHPTLDNYVTVLSDGRFLRWFGNSLGIATAVTLSNVFFDSLVGYTLAKFQFRGRYIVFLAILSTLMIPTEMLVIPWYVMARNFGWLDTYWGIMFPGMMTAFGTFLMKQFFETVPDDFLEAARIDGLNEFSIFWRIAMPLVTPALSALAIFTFLSNWTAFIWPLIVTTSKELYTLPVGLSSFAVESQIQWELIMTGAALATLPTLTVFLVLQRYIVRGVVMAGLKG, encoded by the coding sequence ATGCCCGCGTTGTCCCTTACCATGCCCAACCGTTTCCAACCCGGCCGCGTCGCCATCTGGCTGCTGCTGCTCGCGGGCGGCCTGGTGATGATCACGCCGCTGCTCTTCATGTTCTCGACCTCGCTGAAGGACGCCTCCGAGGTCTATGATCTGAGATTGGTGCCGGCCCATCCGACGCTCGACAACTATGTCACGGTGCTGTCCGACGGCCGCTTCCTGCGCTGGTTCGGCAATTCGCTGGGCATCGCCACGGCGGTGACGCTGTCGAACGTCTTCTTCGACAGCCTGGTCGGCTACACCCTGGCGAAATTCCAGTTCCGCGGGCGCTACATCGTCTTCCTGGCGATCCTCTCGACCCTGATGATCCCGACCGAGATGCTGGTCATTCCCTGGTATGTCATGGCCCGGAATTTCGGCTGGCTCGACACCTATTGGGGCATCATGTTCCCGGGCATGATGACGGCCTTCGGCACCTTCCTGATGAAGCAGTTCTTCGAGACGGTGCCCGACGACTTCCTCGAAGCCGCCCGCATCGACGGGCTCAACGAATTTTCGATCTTCTGGCGCATCGCCATGCCGCTGGTGACGCCGGCGCTCTCGGCGCTCGCGATCTTCACCTTCCTGAGCAACTGGACGGCCTTCATCTGGCCGCTGATCGTGACCACCAGCAAGGAACTCTACACGCTGCCCGTCGGTCTCTCGAGCTTCGCCGTGGAGTCGCAGATCCAGTGGGAGCTGATCATGACGGGCGCGGCGCTCGCGACGCTGCCGACGCTGACGGTCTTCCTCGTGCTGCAGCGCTACATCGTGCGCGGCGTGGTGATGGCCGGCCTGAAGGGTTGA